The window TGGCGTAATCGTGTTACCCTGCGGTGCAGGTAAGACAATTGTCGGTATGACTGCGATAGCTGCCGTGCAAGAGAGTACACTTGTACTAACAACTAGTTTAACATCGGTGCGACAGTGGCGGCGGGAATTACTAGATAAAACAGATTTACCAGAAGATGCGATCGCAGAATACAGTGGCGAAGTCAAAAATACAGGGCCGATTACCTTATCAACTTATCAAATTCTGACTTATCGCCATCAGCGCGACGGTGACTTTCCCCACTTTGATTTATTTAGTGCGCGTTCTTGGGGTTTAATCATTTACGACGAAGTTCATCTCCTCCCCGCGCCAGTTTTCCGCATCACCGCAGAACTGCAAGCCCGTCGCCGCTTGGGACTCACCGCCACCTTGATTCGGGAAGATGGTAGAGAAGGTGATGTTTTCGCCCTGATTGGGCCGAAACGGTATGATGTCCCCTGGCGCGAATTAGAAGGTGAAGGTTTTATCGCCACGGCGAGTTGTACAGAAATTCGCGTATCTCAAGATAAAGAACGCCAAATGGAATATGCTTTAGCACCGAGGCGCAATCAGTTTCGTGTCGCCGCCGAAAATCCGCGCAAGCTGCAAGTTATCAAAGACTTGTTAGCAAAAGAATCAGGACACCGCATTTTAATTATTGGCGAATTTCTGTCGCAATTGGAAGCGATCGCCCAAGTTACCCAACTACCTTTAATTACTGGTAAAACCCCCGAAAAAGAGCGAGAAAAACTATATCAAAGTTTTCGAGAAGGGGAATTAGGCGGACTCGTTTTATCCAGAGTTGGTAACTTTGCCATTGATTTACCAGATGCAGATATTCTCATTCAAGTATCTGGTAAATATGGTTCTCGCCAAGAAGAAGCCCAACGCTTGGGTAGAGTTTTACGCCCTAAATCTGATGGTCGTCCCGCGCAATTTTACACTTTAGTTTCGCTACGTACTTGTGAAGAAGATTTTGCCCGTCATCGTCAGTTATTTTTAACTGAGCAAGGTTATAGTTATCAAATTGAAATTATAGATTAAGTGGAAATTGCTATAGGACTCATATTTGATTTGGGAAAAAAATCAGTACACTCAGATCAGGCTTCTTTCCTACTCCCGACTCCCTATTCCCTATTCCCTATTCCCTACCTACACAAATAAATTCAGAAATCAAACCGGATTCCTATATATGATAGTATCAATTAATGAAAAAAATATTATTTATCTGTAGCCAAAATAGATTACGGAGTCCTACGGCTGAGGTAGTATTTGCAGAATATGAAGGACTAGAAACTGACTCAGCAGGATTAGACCATTACGCTGAAGTTCCAGTTTCAACAGAAGCAATTGAATGGGCTGATATTATTTTTGTGATGGAACAGTCCCATAAACGCAAGTTAACAAAAAACTTTCAACCTTTTCTTAAAAATAAGAAAATCATCTGTTTAGATATTCCAGATGATTTTGAATATATGGAACCAACTTTAATTGAGATATTAAAGAAAAAGGTACTTCCCCTTTTAGGAACCTATTAAATCAAGAGGTGTAAAGGTGAATGACCGAACAAAGCAAAAGTTAAAAGTTAAAAAGCAAAAGAAGTTAAGGATAATTTTAGCTTAGGTAAGGCGATAGCTAAACCCAACCTACGCCAAATCCGGTTTTTGACGTTACTTCCCAGAACAGTAGCTATTAATTTCAGTTACTATTGCACTTTCATCACTACCACTCTTTTTTAAGGATGCTAGAGAAGTGTTTGCGGCTTTGAGATTTTTTTTATCAAAAGCAGCAGCAGTATCACGGAAACCTTTGCTGGTATCTTGATATAACTTGATAAATCGTCCTTGAAAGCCTTTTAATTTTTCATCTTTAATTTCTAATGCTTTCATTTCATTCGCCAAATTACCAAGTTTATCTGCAATTTCTGTGAATGTTTTAGAACCTGTATCGCGCTGCGAATTTTTACTAAATTCTTGACTTAAGGTTACTGCTTGATTGGCAACTTTGATAATTTTATTGCATTGAGCTACTTTGCTTTCGCCGCAACCTGTAAATGTAACTGCGATCGCTGCTGTAGTGGAAAGTAAAATAGTTCTTTTCACAATACTTTGCATTTTTTGGGTTCTCCTACACATATCTTAATTTCAGACAAGCCGCAAATAAAGCAAATTAGTCACAGCAAAAATATTTCTGAAAACCATGAGTTTTAAATAATAATTTAACTTTTGTGTCTAACTTACTACTCGCACTGCTACGTTATACTGCATGTTTTTGAAGATGCGTATTAAAAGTTATTAATTTAACAAAACTTAAAATTTATCTCTAGGTTGATGAAAATTCTAGGCGATCGCTTGACTATACAAAGCTTCTAACTAGTCATTTCATCAACACTAATGATTAAATTTTCAGATAGTTTTGGATGTATTTTGACTTAGTTAATCAAAGTTGATGTAAATCTTAATTAATTGAGATGATCTGTTGTCTCAATAAATCTTTGTTATGAGAACACAAACAAGTGTATTAAAGATTATAAATTTTTCGTGTTATTTATATAGATTTTTTGTGAAGACTCAATCTTTTAATCAGGAGAAAAAACACTGAATTTTATAATCCTGGCATTTGCAAACTTCGCATTGCAATTCTTGACTGATATAACTTTTGGTAACTTTTACGCGAGACAACTACCAAAAGATAGATTTATGAACTTGTGATTACAAATTGATATTTCATGAGGAGTAAAGTATATGTTGAAAATCGACAGATTAACAACAAAAATCAAAAATCTAGCGATTGTGAGTGGTAGCGCCGTATTCATGACATTGGGGATTAATACCTCTGCAATGGCAGCAATTTTGTATGATGTGACTGACCTTGATTCAAGATTTTTCGCTATGGATATCAACGATCATGGTCAAGTAGTTGGTAGTTACAATAATCAGGCTGTTGTTTGGAGCCAAAAGGATGGATTGGTTGAGTTAGGTAATTTTACTGGAGGAAATTATAGTAATGCCAGGGCTATTAATAACAATGGTCAAGTAGTAGGCATCTCTTCTACTCCTTATTCTACCAATGTGGCTGTGTTGTGGGATAGTAATGGGAATATCACTGATATTAGTTCTGATGTAAATGCCTATTACGGTGTTGCTGTTGATAGTACTCCCTACGATATCAATGATCATGGTCAGGTGATTGTAGAACACAACATAGGGACTAGTATCTTGTGGAGCCAAGACACTAGTGTAGTAGAAATCGCACCAATACAGCTAGAGCCTTTTGCCTATCGAATAAACAATCATGGTCAGATAGTAGGTTCAGCACAAGGTGGTGCTTTTTTGTGGAGTCAAGAAACAGGATTGACTTTGTTTAACCTCCTTCCAGGTGAAGATAGATATTTACCTACAGGTATCAACCATGTTGGACAAGTCATATTTTTTTGGGAAAAAGATGCAATTACCAGAGGTTTTTTATGGAGTCAAGAAAGCGGTATAGTTGATATCAGCTTTTTAGACGATAGTACCTATATTTACCCCAATGCCATTAATGATTCTGGCCAAGTAGTTGGAGATAGTAGTAATGGTGCTTTTTTCTGGAGCGAAAGTACAGGAATATTTGACTTAGATACTCTCACAGATCCCAGTTTAGGATGGGACTTTTACTCTGCGATCGCCATTAATAATAAAGGACAAATTCTAGCTCAAGGTGATAATGGTAAGAGCTACGGTTATGTCTTGCTAACTCCTAGAAATGCGGAACCTGTACCAGAACCAATCACAATGGGGGGTACATTGTTAGCAGGAATTGGTTTAGCTTATTTGCGTCGTCAACGTCGGTTGCGTTCTTCTCAAGTTACAGAATCATAAAGCTAAGAATAGGTTTGGGGTATGAACGAAACTTTTACTCATACCCGAAAATTTTCTATATCTCCCACGCATATCTTCATTTCAGACAAGCAGTAGATAAAACAAACTAGTACAATAAGGCGTAAATAAACAGTCCATAAGAAATTGCTAAAAGGCTTGTGGTATCATTATTCTTTCTTTTTCCTTTTGCCTTGTTGTACTAGTCACAGCTTGAGTATTTCTTACTGATTTTTTCATCAAAAAAACATTTTAAGCTGAAAAAATCTCAGTTAAACTACTGTTAGTATATGTATCAGTAGTTATTTCAATGAAATTTAACTGGCTAAAAAAATTATTGAGTGTTTCAACTTTAGGTTTCTCAATTTGGGGAATCTTGCTGATATCAGCTTCATCAGTGCAGTCTCAAAACAGCAATGAAGCGGTTTCTTTTAGGTCGTATAATTTCAGCGATCGCTATATTCGCCACAAAAATTTCGTAGGTTATATAGAGCCAATTGGTGATGAACTTGGAAGAAAAGATGCAACCTTTAAAATAGTTCCAGGATTAGCAAATAACAAATGTAGCTCATTTGAATCTGTTAACTTTCCAGGTCACTTCTTAAGACACGAAAATTTCCAGATCAAGTTGTCCAGGAGAATCAATCAGCAGTTATTTAGAGAAGATGCTACCTTTTGCATTAAGAATAGACTATTTGGGGATAATCCTCATAGTAGTTCATTTGAATCTCTAAACTTTCCTGCACACTACATCCGCCACAAAAATTTTGAGTTGTGGTTAGAATCATCAGATGGTAGTGATTTATTCAGACAGGATGCAACTTTTATCATCACCAATCCACTCTATCGGTAAGTTGTTCATAGTATTAAACATCTCCAACAATTAATGCTGATGTTTGACGCATAAAAAAACAAGGATTGGGGAGAAGGTGAAGGGGTGTAGGATTTACCTAAAACCCTTACACCCAGTCTCTACAGCAATGATATAGCGTAAATTATTTAAGCTGTTTTACTTAAGATTATGTCCAATCAATTAGCTGATTACTTAATAAAATTACCCCAAAATATAAAATTGCTTACCAAAAGCATATTCATTAATATTTTTACTGTTGCTGTTAGTTCGATATTATTAACTAACATTTCTATAAATCAAGGACAAGCATCATGTACAGCCCCTTATGGCAATCTAGACTTTGAGCAACAACCACATCCCTCATCTTATTGGGAAACTGAAGGACGTGCAGGTTTTGATGTGAATAAAGGATATAGTTTTAGTGGTAAAAATAATGCCTGGATGCGGAATGTTTCGGATTGGAATGGCATTCGTCAGCAAGTACGCCTCCAGCCCAATTCTAACTATATATTAGAAGCTTATGTGCGGACATCACCCAATGTCACAGATGGATATTTTGGAGTGCGTGATACTGAACAGAAAGTTTGGTCTGAACTCAAGTTTGGCAGTTTACCACAATATACAAAGCTAACGTTACAGTTCCGTACTGGGAATGCTACCACTTATAACATTTTTACTGGTTTCTGGGCTTTAGGACAAGATAGCTGGGTGCAGGTTGATCACTATTCTTTAAAAGGCCCTAGTCCCAACTGTCCTATTGAATAAAAACTTATAGTATCTTGGTGCTTTTCTGTGGGTTTTAATCACTAATTATGTAAAATGCACAAAGTAAAAGATATGGAGAAATAAAAAATGGCATTAACTGGGGTCAGGATTGTGTTGGTAGAACCAGCTGGCCCAATTAATGTGGGTGCGATCGCTCGTGTGATGAAAAATTTTGGTTTGTACAACCTCATATTAGTTAACCCCCAATGTGACCCGCGATCGCCAGAAGCAATGAAAATGGCTGTCCATGCCAAGGATATTTTAGAATCTGCCCTAGAAGTAGCAACTTTACCAGAGGCTTTGCAAGGATGCGTCAGAGCGATCGCCACTACTGCGCGTGTGCGTGATTGGGGAACACCATTAGAAACACCCCGTACCGCCTTACCTTGGTTACTCGCAGAACCAGACAAACCCTCGGCGTTGATTTTTGGCAGAGAAGACCGGGGATTAAGTAATGAAGAATTGAATTATGCCCAGCGATTTATCCGCATTCCCACCAGTGAGGTATATCCCTCATTAAATTTAGCCACGGCTGTCGGAATTTGTTGTTATGAACTGGCGCAACAGGTAGAAATCGCCCAACCGCAGATCAGTCAACCAACAGAATTAGCACCTTTTGAACTGGTAGAAGCCTACTACCAACAATTAGAATCCCTACTGTTAGATATTGGTTATCTCTATCCCCATACAGCCGCGAGTCGGATGGAGAAATTTCGCCAACTATATAATCGCGCCCGACTGACAACTAATGAAGTGGCAATGCTGCGGGGGATTTTTCGGCAAGTAGAGTGGGTGCTAAACAATCGTAATGATGATGAAAACTTATGATGTATCGATTAATATATACGGAATCTCCCTCAAAATAGATAATATGGCTTAAACTAAACACACTACTGAGTAGTCAACGTTGATTTCAGCATCAAGCTGTATGAACAGTCAGTTTTAGGCCGGAAGTCTGCAAGAAAAAATTCGAGTGAGTCACAAGGAGTACCAGTGACAGAATCAAGTGACAAACTAAGAGCTTTCTCGCGGCGACAACCCGTAAATGGCCGCCCGCGATCGCGCAAAGCTCCAAAAGCACAACCAAAAAAAGTGAAAGTTCCTCAGCCACAACAACGACCTGTGGGTAGAGAACAGATGCTGGCATCAGGCGCGATCGCAATGGGCGGAGTTCCCCGGCCAAGACCAGGGCTAGTCATGCCAACGGCTGTCAA is drawn from Aulosira sp. FACHB-615 and contains these coding sequences:
- a CDS encoding DNA repair helicase XPB, whose product is MTYIPENALIVQSDRTILLEVHSPTAAKAREEIAPFAELIKSPEHIHTYQITPLSIWNARAAGLQVEAMVAALREYAKYPIPEAVAQEISTLGSRYGLTVIERDGDNLLLRMSDQPLAELLSRDKQVAPLLGARLSEVCFQVAASLRGVLKQALLAAGYPAEDIAGYVTGDALAIQLREETRTGKKFLLRDYQSQAAEAFYQSGRVQGGSGVIVLPCGAGKTIVGMTAIAAVQESTLVLTTSLTSVRQWRRELLDKTDLPEDAIAEYSGEVKNTGPITLSTYQILTYRHQRDGDFPHFDLFSARSWGLIIYDEVHLLPAPVFRITAELQARRRLGLTATLIREDGREGDVFALIGPKRYDVPWRELEGEGFIATASCTEIRVSQDKERQMEYALAPRRNQFRVAAENPRKLQVIKDLLAKESGHRILIIGEFLSQLEAIAQVTQLPLITGKTPEKEREKLYQSFREGELGGLVLSRVGNFAIDLPDADILIQVSGKYGSRQEEAQRLGRVLRPKSDGRPAQFYTLVSLRTCEEDFARHRQLFLTEQGYSYQIEIID
- a CDS encoding low molecular weight protein tyrosine phosphatase family protein; this translates as MKKILFICSQNRLRSPTAEVVFAEYEGLETDSAGLDHYAEVPVSTEAIEWADIIFVMEQSHKRKLTKNFQPFLKNKKIICLDIPDDFEYMEPTLIEILKKKVLPLLGTY
- a CDS encoding PEP-CTERM sorting domain-containing protein (PEP-CTERM proteins occur, often in large numbers, in the proteomes of bacteria that also encode an exosortase, a predicted intramembrane cysteine proteinase. The presence of a PEP-CTERM domain at a protein's C-terminus predicts cleavage within the sorting domain, followed by covalent anchoring to some some component of the (usually Gram-negative) cell surface. Many PEP-CTERM proteins exhibit an unusual sequence composition that includes large numbers of potential glycosylation sites. Expression of one such protein has been shown restore the ability of a bacterium to form floc, a type of biofilm.), which gives rise to MLKIDRLTTKIKNLAIVSGSAVFMTLGINTSAMAAILYDVTDLDSRFFAMDINDHGQVVGSYNNQAVVWSQKDGLVELGNFTGGNYSNARAINNNGQVVGISSTPYSTNVAVLWDSNGNITDISSDVNAYYGVAVDSTPYDINDHGQVIVEHNIGTSILWSQDTSVVEIAPIQLEPFAYRINNHGQIVGSAQGGAFLWSQETGLTLFNLLPGEDRYLPTGINHVGQVIFFWEKDAITRGFLWSQESGIVDISFLDDSTYIYPNAINDSGQVVGDSSNGAFFWSESTGIFDLDTLTDPSLGWDFYSAIAINNKGQILAQGDNGKSYGYVLLTPRNAEPVPEPITMGGTLLAGIGLAYLRRQRRLRSSQVTES
- a CDS encoding AbfB domain-containing protein, giving the protein MKFNWLKKLLSVSTLGFSIWGILLISASSVQSQNSNEAVSFRSYNFSDRYIRHKNFVGYIEPIGDELGRKDATFKIVPGLANNKCSSFESVNFPGHFLRHENFQIKLSRRINQQLFREDATFCIKNRLFGDNPHSSSFESLNFPAHYIRHKNFELWLESSDGSDLFRQDATFIITNPLYR
- a CDS encoding RNA methyltransferase encodes the protein MALTGVRIVLVEPAGPINVGAIARVMKNFGLYNLILVNPQCDPRSPEAMKMAVHAKDILESALEVATLPEALQGCVRAIATTARVRDWGTPLETPRTALPWLLAEPDKPSALIFGREDRGLSNEELNYAQRFIRIPTSEVYPSLNLATAVGICCYELAQQVEIAQPQISQPTELAPFELVEAYYQQLESLLLDIGYLYPHTAASRMEKFRQLYNRARLTTNEVAMLRGIFRQVEWVLNNRNDDENL